Below is a window of Syngnathus typhle isolate RoL2023-S1 ecotype Sweden linkage group LG12, RoL_Styp_1.0, whole genome shotgun sequence DNA.
AGTCTGACGTGTATATAGTGGCTTGCGTTGCATGGCTAGGTTAGcttcaattatttttcaaagCTAAATCAATAAGTCAACTGTATGTTTTCACTATGGAGCAGTGCTTCGCAAATCATGGGGCAGACCCCATGAGGAGGAGTACATGGTGCGATGCCGGGGTGGGGGAGGTGGGGTGCTTGTGACCCCAGGGAACATGTTAATTAAAATACgcaaaatattttctttcttgGGGAGGCATACCAGGAAATAATCAAGAAGCACTGGGGTCAAAGGTACAAGCAAGCAAGTTCTTTTTGCTCCATATGGTAAATTTCAATTTTTGCACGAGGAATAGTTCATTGACTATACAGGCACATTAAAAATTTAGACGGTTAGTTATAGACATGGAGAGGAGTCAATAGTTAATCCGTGACAACAAATTTAAGgggaaaccaaaaaaaagacaaacagtaGAGGAAAATAGAGTAGATTCAAAGTGTTTTATTATGTTAACTTTTTAGATTTTCTTGAAATTGACataactttaaattgtcaaaaaTTTTGAACTACAACAATAATAGCAGCCGATTTGTTTTCAATGTTAAATTGAGGGGGGGCTATTTACTGGCTGAAGGGGATGATGGGAGCTGATCTCGAGACAACTGAACTGAATGGATTTGAGGGATGGATTGTGCTCATCAAAACCAACTGAGTTAACTTCGAACAATCTGTAATATTAGTGTAGCGGAACTTGACTGGCAATTTTTATATACTGCTGTTGCATTGCGCTTTTTGGACATCACTAACTCGATGGGTTCTGGCAAGATGGTTGCGATGAGCATAGTTCGGTGCGCTTTCTATGAGGCACAGACTGGTTGTAGTGGAGGGCAGAGGGAAGAGCTGTCTTCCTGATGCGACATCAAGGCTCCAAAGCCTCTCGTTGCTGTCCCCTCTTGAATGGCGGTGGTCATGCCGTCTTCGTTGTACAGGCGCTTGATACCGTCGTAGAAGTCATCCACTTCCATCTCCTCCACCTTAAGACATAGAAGACATAAAAATATcgatttttttaaactaaaatggCTCACTTTAAGTCCCTTTGTGCAGTTCAGACAAATCCTAGTGGATTAATGCAATTTAATGTGACAAATCCTTCTTGTGTAAAACAAAAGTTGGCGACCATGAGAGGATGCATCTTTTTATACTTCTTTGAGCTCTTTGAGAAGTTTGTGATGAAggcctatataaataaatttgactttgatttttttttcttcggcgCCAACGACAAAGAAGCAGCTACCCAATGaatgcatatatatattttagggATGATTTTTGCCTCCATTACATAATAGAGGCATAAATCACCCCGAAAATATATATCCAAAAACATAGTATAataagaattttaaatttggtctTCACAATTTCCGCCTATCGCTAATTCTTTTACAATCATAACTCccgcaaaaaaaatccacaagacTTTACTCTCAACGAATTGTTTTCGCTTTTTTTGCTCTTAATAATATATGTCATGATGGCGGTCAATGCCAGGCATCGTCCACTAGGGTGTAGCAGTGAGTGAAAAGAGCCCAAGTGTTAAATGAAAACACCTATTTCAGCTTCTGTGTCAGATTCGCAAAATAAAGTTGTGGATTTCAAATCTTCTATTTTTGGTGTCTTCAAAATCAAACCGTTCAAAcacaagtgtcaaactcaaggcccgggggtgccagatacggcccgccacctcATTTTATGtgtcccgcaaagacaaattctgcatcaaattcgtgtgtcattactagaatggcaaattgtcttcatttttaataatatcttgATTTGAAAACGACTTATTTGTCAGATTGTTTTGTAGCTTGTACTGTATAtattatgaggtgctcatacataatggccctccgaaagaagctatgactacaacaGAAAAATAACTTTGGCACCCCTGAGTTAAAACGTAAGTAGTAAATCAACTTGGCATTGCtgtatacaaaacaaattgatatCAATTGTTATGCAAACTTACAGTTTTATGCTGTAttcatattaccgtattttccgccctataaggcgcacctaaaacctaaatttttatcaaaagtcgacagtgcgccttatagtccggtgcgccttattaagattaaagattaattaagattaaagtcccaatgatcgtcacacacacctgggtgtggtgaaatttgtcctctgcatttaacccatccccgtgtgattttaatccatcccctgggggagaggggagcggtgagcagcagcggtgagcagcagcggtgagcagcagcggtgccgcgctcgggaatcagttggcgatctaaccccccaattccaacccttaatgctgagtgccaagcagggaggcaatgggtcccatttttatagtctttggtatgacccggccggggtttgaacccacaaccttccagtctcagggcggacactctaccactaggccactgagctggccgtttttttttttttttatatatggatcaagtgatgaatttgttgatccatactggttttacacagtgctctgccaaaatgttttagtacgttttagtacgactagtaaattacaaggtcgcatcgcttcccagcattacggtaactgtagtcagtcaccgaatagctgttgtacccgcgaggctatttcatttcaaaataggctgctccgttaatgtttcgagtaaatctatggatcgatatggaagggaaacataggtaagtagtaccaatgcgttagatcgaactttagtcagtcgtgatcattttataggagatcgtttgagaaacgcgattgtttacactttgctgaggctcatgggagattgcgagctgaggctcataggaaattgcggatggctaatgctataacgatagctgctgtcggagattgtttgagaaacgcgattgtttacagagggctcgttggttattggctagtgggtgcataccgcaaccctagtcaacctcagtttgttgcagtaaagcttctaatttatgcgccttatagtccggtgcgccttatatatggacaacgttttaaaatgggccgttcattgaaggtgcgccttataccccggtgcgcctaataggacgcaaaatacggtatattcaaACCTCTAGTTTATTGCTGAATTCAAATCAatgctgtattcaaatcataTTCTAACATCTACCTAATTTGTTATTTCTGTATTCAAATTATGTTATTCTGGCCAAATctctgtttattttattttattcctctTATCTTGATTATAGTACATAGTATTATAGGTAGCACAGGAGTAATGTAGATTGTGTGGCAGTGAAACCATTGGTTGCAATTGGGACGGGACTAGATGAGCAGAATAGGTTCAACCCGCTTTCATTTTTAACAAgtcatgtaaaacaaaatgtgaattaAAGTTTTAAGAAGTGTGGTATACTTGCTGAAATACACAAAatctaatgaaaaaaaaatcacacaattCAATTAGTGAGTTATGCAGTACAATTTTATAATTTAGTCTTATAATAATTCCCAATATCTTTTGGATGTTAAACACGTTAAACTGACTTGATCCTCCAACATTTTCAAACAAGAATAGTTGTGTGCTCGTGTTACCTTGCGCTTTGTCGAGGCCTTGCAGCGCACAGTGACTTTGTGCAGGCAGTTGAGCTGACCCAACTGTTTGCGAGGAGAGAGGAGCGTCATGTGGCTGCTGCGGTTGGCGGTGGACAGGACGGTGCCGCATCGCTCATTCACTCGAGCTGCTGCCATGGAAGGCTCAATGGAGGACGTGAAGCTCCCTGAAGACAAGTGGGAAATAAGTGGGATAAGAAACACTGCGGTGGAATGACTCAGCTTTCATGAAATTAGTGTTTGAAATGAGCGGGGCATTTAAATTACTGATCTACACCAAGTTAACATTAAAAATTCAGAATCCGGCAAATTTATTTCACATTGGATTAAGCCTTGAgatctcttttttgtttttactgctGTATGTAATATTGTGTCTGACACCGTATGTGTGAGGCAGTCTGATTGTTATACCCAGAATGTCCTGTGCTGCAAGTTGCAAATTGGTATGGCTTTGAAGAGGTTGGTAGATGTAGACAGTGTTTGGAGGTAAGGAAGCTCTGGGTGTGGAATGACGACTCGCAACCAGCTCTCGACTCCGAATCAACTCCGAGGTGTCAATCTAAGAGGATGAAAACAGAGACAAAATCAGGTATGTATTATTTAAATCCAAAATACAACTATTCACTTTCATCTGACCCTGTCCTGGCTGGAACTAGACGTTATTTTAATAAGTTACCAGCATTAGTTCCGTATGAAACACGCCATACTCCTGGAATATTATTTGATGCAAGGTCGACATAAGCTTCAGCATATTTGAACTCCTGTATGAGGCAACCGCTGAGCAAAAATTACACATGGCAATGTtcactctcttttctttttgagGTCTGTGTCGTAATCGTAACACGGGCACATTGTAGGTCAGTTTGCCAACCTTTTTTCATCGATGGCACacctttttgggggaaaaaaaatctcgaggcacacGATCGCACTGGTGTGCACGTCCGCTTCACCGTCCAGAGAGggcgggtttgattccaactccctgtgtggaatttgcatgttctcctcatccctgcgtgggttttccccGGGATCTCcactttcctcccacatccaaaaaacatgcatgatggCTGATTGAGCAGAacttgcccataggtgtgagtgcgagcgcggatggttgtttgtctctatgtCCCCTACGATTGGTTTatcgggtctacatattacgCCTGTATATTACGTCTCTGTGTGGCCCCAAGAAATCACCACATTTGAAGGCGCTCTCGTACCTGTGCCTTCCTCAGCAGCTCGATGGTGACAGCCAGCCAGTGGTGACAACAGGTCTCCAGCTCCAGAGTGATGAGGGCCAAGGCCAGCATGGATCCTCTcagctaaatgacaaaagcATCAAATTTATACAGTACATGCACAAGTCCAAAATGTACGAATAAAAGAAGACAAACACTACAAACAAAATGACTCAAGCAGAGGGAAGAAACAAGATCAGAGGTAAAGTTATGCATATGTTAAAGTTTGACCAATTAATTTGACGGTCAATCAGACAATTATTTGGTTATCAAAATGATATTgattgatagaactttattcatcccacagcggggaaattcacttgtcactgcagcgcatatgagtgcaagaataatacgagtgcaagaataaaacaagtgccaaaatttcaaaaaaggGTAAAGAACAGACAAGGACAACTGTTCTGTGAAATAGCAAAATCAGCGGCAgtctaaaaggaaaaaaacaacctattttgGTTGGGCCCTACGTATAAGCAGTGTTACTCACGCACGTTGTACCTGAAGGAGTGAGTGATCAGCCAAACAGCGGTAAAGTCGTTGTGTGAGCAGGGCAAGATGCTGAGAGCGGTTCAGTCTCGGCAAAGAGTCCAAAAACCCAGAACACGACAACATCATTGCATGGAACTATGGAAGCAGTAGAAACAATTGggggaaaatgtgaaaaaaagaattcacTCATTCATCTCTCACACCGCTTCTCCCCAAGGGGGtcagggcgtgctggagcctaaccCAGCTGACtctgggcagtaggcggggccagactggttgccagacaattgcagggcacacacagacGAACAACCAATCGCACTCACACACTCAGCTACGAGCaaattggagtgctcaatcatgcatgtttgtgggatgtgggaggaaaccagcgTACCGAGATGAAACCCATGCAAGcatgggaagaacatgcaaagggGTGGCAAATATTTGAGCTCGGTTCAATTAATAACACAAcgttctttttattatttacattaAAGGAATTGCAGGGCTACCCTGTTAAAAAATTCCTTGATGCTTTCGACATTTGATTTTCTAGAATTGTTTTTAGAAGTTTTCTTCGCAAAAATCGGGACGTCATCAAACACtggtccgtgaaaatattgtctgacagtCATCCGGTCCGCGGTgttaaaaaggttggggacccctgaatTAGACAATTACCATCAATTAATGAGACCTTTTCAGATTAGTCACAAACTCCAATAAGACAACCACATACTATATAACGTGAAAATATAGACTGCAACATTAAATCCACGTAGCCTTTCACAGTAGGTCCTACCTTTACGAGGATTTTGACGTAAGATGTTTCGAAGTGATAAATTGTAGACCATGAACATGTAACGAAAACGGAATCACGCGGGACAAAAAGCTACGTTCGAGATTGTTTTATCTTTAGTCCCAGACCAAGCATCGTTTTACCTACAAACATTTGCTGTAATCATGACTGAACTACCACATACTCATAGCTCCTCAGTATTACTACAATAACCCCTATCAGAAACGGTGAACAAATACGTACAATATGCAGGAAGTCCAATGGTGTTGCGTTGTGGAGATCCCAGTTGAGTTTATCGAGGATGATTTTTTCCATTCTCAAGATTTCAGATGGAGAACAACCACAGTTGCTGGACACAACCAAATCCTTTAGAGAGGGCACACACTGGGTGACAAAAAaagcacgcgcgcacacacacacaaacgcacacacacacacacattatgtgAAGTAACTGGCAACTGCATCACTCTCTATTGCCGTTTTTTTTCAGATTGTGTTTACCTCATCCTCCTCACAGGTCTTGACAGCCAGGAAGAAAGAGGCAATTGCGATGCAGCGCAGGTACTTTGGCCGAGCCTAGAGGCAAAGAATACAATGACACACATAAGACATATCTATTATCCTATTCATTAATCCATCCATTAAACAAGGACCCACCTCACAAATAAGGTTGCCCAGACACATACGTAATACATAGGTTTGGCAAAGTTGACATATGAACTGGATACCAATTTCAAATATAATTTTTGGTATTGATTTTCATGGTTCTGGTGTTCACATTCACCTCGCTATCTTTCAatctcagatttttattttctagATGGTGACAGCAACACTGCCTCCCCGCAAACAACGGGATGGCCTTTTAACTCATGTGAATGTCTAAaacttgtgtgtgcatgcatgtggggATCTGAAACGGCGTGATgtttgtgtaaaaaataaatgctcGTGTCCGCTGATCCTCAAAGGCACATCCAACAATTTGTAAACAGAATTTAATATTTACAAAGAATAAGTCAtgatatatgcacacacacaattaaaaaacgaggaaatgaatgaatgtattCGTGGCACGGAAAAATGAAACATGACAATTATGTAAATATTTGTAGatctgaaaacaaaatgaaagtcaCAACTGTATTCGTGTATATAACTTTGACGCAAATTTCGCCCCAGACTCGTGCAGCTTTTGaacctgttctaaaaatagctcacccGTGATGGGACATTGTACTCTCCTTGGAATGTTGCATAAGGAATCTTTTGGAAATGTAAACacttgcaaaataaaaatatgtacaTTCACTTGTCAGTCATAAAGTCTCCTCTGGCAGGTTGCAGTGGCAAAGTGGCGTGTGCTCTGCATTTACTTACTTTGATGGAAGCGAGAAAGCGATCCAGAATGCTAACTGATAACACCAGAGTTTCTGGGTACAGCTGCAGTCTGCCATGGAGCTCCGTCAGCCAGCACACGGCCTTGTCCCGCTGAGTCGGGGAGATATCTGTATCctgagtgaaaaaagtagaGAACTGCAACAATCTTGCACCAGACTGTCAAGGatttgcttttgtctgaattaaTTATATTATCTTATGTTCTGGTAGAAAATAATGAAGATTAAAATACGTTTGAAAGGCATTGCAGTAGTTGGATAATTGTATTCCTAAGACACTTTACACTATATTCCCAGTGACCACAGTAGTCTCATTTTAGGTCATTGTGGATGAAAGAAAAGATGGTCATGGCGCCACATGGGGgatttgagtctttttttttcatcatcccCAATACAACACATTACACTAGAAACTAGGCTGTTGTTTAGAGGTACAAAAACTTGACTGGCTTGACAAAAAAACCCATTATAATCCGAATAGGGGACCAAAACAGGAAATAGACGGATAGCTATAATAATTAATCGTTCTTTGCAAGCACCGATATGCATTAGtctgaaaacattaaaagcACCGAACTCAGTCATCCATCTGtgcatccattatctgaatcACTTAACCTCAAAAGAGTCACTGGCGCACTGGAACCTCTCCCAGCTGacttcaggcagtaggcgggggatacCCCGAACTGGTTGCGAACCAGTCGCAGGGAATACAGTCAAATAACCATTCAGACTCACACTTGGGGCAATTTGGAGGGGTCAATAAGCATACCATGGAGACCTTtgattgtgggaggaaacccatgCAAGCatggagagaacatgcaaactccacacaatcAAATCGGCAACCTCTGCACGGTGAggtggacatgctaaccagtgcacaaCTATGCCACCCAGAACTCAGTCAGTCATAACTATTTTAGATTCCTACTTTGACTCTGCTTGTGACTTGAGAATGGACTACAAACTGTATGAGAAATATTTAAATAGATAAGAATCCAGTTTGAGTCCATCTTGAAAACAATTTTTCTATCTGTATCACTTTCAAGCAAATTTAAGATCAACATTAGAGAAACTCATCCTTCAGTCTTGCACAACTTCCCATCTTGTCATTATAATGTACAGTACATAATAGCGTGACAAACCCAAACATGTATGACTACGCAATGCACTATTTGACACCGCAAGGGTGTGGTGTCTGTATGGACTGAAAGTACAAACTTCTTCAGTTAAGccttttactgtttttttccccatattttACTTCCCTGTAAATTATAAAGAAGGTGTTGATTTATGGAATAACTATGAAAATGAACTGACAAGAAGTACTTGCAGAGTTCAAAAGAAGGTTAAAAAATATTGTGTTACCAAAATTAGGTATAAATATAATTCTATAT
It encodes the following:
- the ccni gene encoding cyclin-I isoform X2; amino-acid sequence: MKFSEPWEIHRLSFLLEKAMSREAKMWRVYVLKKPSSQDTDISPTQRDKAVCWLTELHGRLQLYPETLVLSVSILDRFLASIKARPKYLRCIAIASFFLAVKTCEEDECVPSLKDLVVSSNCGCSPSEILRMEKIILDKLNWDLHNATPLDFLHILRGSMLALALITLELETCCHHWLAVTIELLRKAQIDTSELIRSRELVASRHSTPRASLPPNTVYIYQPLQSHTNLQLAAQDILGSFTSSIEPSMAAARVNERCGTVLSTANRSSHMTLLSPRKQLGQLNCLHKVTVRCKASTKRKVEEMEVDDFYDGIKRLYNEDGMTTAIQEGTATRGFGALMSHQEDSSSLCPPLQPVCAS
- the ccni gene encoding cyclin-I isoform X1, with translation MKFSEPWEIHRLSFLLEKAMSREAKMWRVYVLKKPSSQDTDISPTQRDKAVCWLTELHGRLQLYPETLVLSVSILDRFLASIKARPKYLRCIAIASFFLAVKTCEEDECVPSLKDLVVSSNCGCSPSEILRMEKIILDKLNWDLHNATPLDFLHIFHAMMLSCSGFLDSLPRLNRSQHLALLTQRLYRCLADHSLLQLRGSMLALALITLELETCCHHWLAVTIELLRKAQIDTSELIRSRELVASRHSTPRASLPPNTVYIYQPLQSHTNLQLAAQDILGSFTSSIEPSMAAARVNERCGTVLSTANRSSHMTLLSPRKQLGQLNCLHKVTVRCKASTKRKVEEMEVDDFYDGIKRLYNEDGMTTAIQEGTATRGFGALMSHQEDSSSLCPPLQPVCAS